In Musa acuminata AAA Group cultivar baxijiao chromosome BXJ2-3, Cavendish_Baxijiao_AAA, whole genome shotgun sequence, the following proteins share a genomic window:
- the LOC103978845 gene encoding truncated transcription factor CAULIFLOWER A-like isoform X1 yields MGRGRVQLKRIENKINRQVTFSKRRSGLLKKAHEISVLCDAEVAVMVFSTKGKLYEYSTDSSMEKILDRYQRYSYAERALVDADTESQENWCHEYEVLKARIEALQKCQRHLVGEQLDKLTLKEIQQLEQQLEAALRKIRSKKNNVLFDSIAELQRKERALQAQNSDMAKKLTEMDKAEALSQHRQTEQAAQAQASSSIPHLLSIESTINIRNHQPTGSVVEEAAEQSFARCNGAVLPPWMLRL; encoded by the exons ATGGGGAGGGGGAGGGTGCAGCTGAAGCGGATCGAGAACAAGATCAATCGGCAGGTCACGTTCTCCAAGCGCAGATCGGGGCTGCTCAAGAAGGCCCACGAGATCTCGGTGCTCTGCGACGCCGAGGTCGCCGTCATGGTGTTCTCCACCAAGGGCAAGCTCTACGAGTACTCCACCGACTCTAG TATGGAAAAGATTCTTGATCGTTACCAGCGCTACTCGTATGCTGAAAGAGCCCTTGTAGATGCAGACACTGAATCCCAG GAAAACTGGTGCCATGAATACGAGGTATTGAAGGCAAGGATCGAGGCACTACAAAAGTGTCAAAG GCACCTCGTAGGCGAACAACTTGACAAATTGACACTTAAAGAAATCCAACAGCTGGAGCAACAACTTGAGGCAGCTTTGAGAAAAATAAGATCAAAAAAG AACAATGTGCTGTTTGATTCCATTGCTGAGCTTCAAAGAAAG GAGAGGGCGCTGCAAGCACAAAACAGTGACATGGCAAAGAAG CTTACGGAGATGGACAAGGCTGAGGCTCTGAGCCAACACCGACAGACGGAACAAGCAGCTCAAGCCCAGGCCAGCTCCTCTATACCACACTTGCTCTCGATAGAATCTACCATAAACATCAG AAACCACCAACCCACGGGCTCAGTCGTGGAGGAAGCCGCCGAGCAGTCCTTCGCCCGGTGTAACGGCGCTGTTCTGCCACCATGGATGCTTCGCCTGTGA
- the LOC103978845 gene encoding protein VERNALIZATION 1-like isoform X2, whose product MGRGRVQLKRIENKINRQVTFSKRRSGLLKKAHEISVLCDAEVAVMVFSTKGKLYEYSTDSSMEKILDRYQRYSYAERALVDADTESQENWCHEYEVLKARIEALQKCQRHLVGEQLDKLTLKEIQQLEQQLEAALRKIRSKKNNVLFDSIAELQRKERALQAQNSDMAKKLTEMDKAEALSQHRQTEQAAQAQASSSIPHLLSIESTINISL is encoded by the exons ATGGGGAGGGGGAGGGTGCAGCTGAAGCGGATCGAGAACAAGATCAATCGGCAGGTCACGTTCTCCAAGCGCAGATCGGGGCTGCTCAAGAAGGCCCACGAGATCTCGGTGCTCTGCGACGCCGAGGTCGCCGTCATGGTGTTCTCCACCAAGGGCAAGCTCTACGAGTACTCCACCGACTCTAG TATGGAAAAGATTCTTGATCGTTACCAGCGCTACTCGTATGCTGAAAGAGCCCTTGTAGATGCAGACACTGAATCCCAG GAAAACTGGTGCCATGAATACGAGGTATTGAAGGCAAGGATCGAGGCACTACAAAAGTGTCAAAG GCACCTCGTAGGCGAACAACTTGACAAATTGACACTTAAAGAAATCCAACAGCTGGAGCAACAACTTGAGGCAGCTTTGAGAAAAATAAGATCAAAAAAG AACAATGTGCTGTTTGATTCCATTGCTGAGCTTCAAAGAAAG GAGAGGGCGCTGCAAGCACAAAACAGTGACATGGCAAAGAAG CTTACGGAGATGGACAAGGCTGAGGCTCTGAGCCAACACCGACAGACGGAACAAGCAGCTCAAGCCCAGGCCAGCTCCTCTATACCACACTTGCTCTCGATAGAATCTACCATAAACATCAG cctttga
- the LOC135606583 gene encoding protein DROOPING LEAF-like encodes MKEIRSTGKVLHSFFNEMNKMPWPSFRSLLLFFELRMGALLPHPRNLNICHENLFVLQVGVPRRWLMDSVTVHCGHCNHLSFLNLRDVIQCLCPAGPQMGFQVHFPGPCTGLMMEPPSLRSSSSVPKKHRAPSAYNHFMREEIQRIKAAKPDIPHREAFSMAAKNWAKCDPRNSANVSL; translated from the exons ATGAAGGAGATCCGCTCGACCGGGAAAGTGCTACATTCTTTCTTTAACGAAATGAACAAAATGCCATGGCCATCTTTTCGCTCGTTGCTGCTGTTTTTTGAGCTTCGCATGGGAGCTTTGCTTCCTCACCCTAGGAATCTCAATATCTGTCATGAAAACCTATTTGTGTTGCAGGTTGGAGTTCCTCGCCGGTGGTTAATGGACAGCGTGACCGTGCATTGTGGTCACTGCAACCATCTATCCTTTCTCAATCTCAGAGATGTGATCCAGTGCCTTTGTCCCGCCGGCCCCCAGATGGGTTTTCAGGTTCATTTTCCG GGTCCTTGTACTGGTTTAATGATGGAGCCACCATCTCTGCGATCATCATCTTCAG TACCAAAGAAACACAGAGCTCCATCAGCTTACAACCACTTCATGAG AGAGGAAATACAAAGAATCAAGGCAGCCAAACCTGACATTCCACACCGAGAGGCATTTAGCATGGCTGCAAAGAAT TGGGCTAAATGTGATCCTCGCAACTCAGCTAATGTTTCACTTTAA
- the LOC135608216 gene encoding UDP-arabinopyranose mutase 1-like, which yields MENGSSSSSSVPSTPLLKDELDIVIPTIRNLDFLEMWRPFFQPYHLIIVQDGDPSKIIRVPDGFDYELYNRNDINRILGSKASCISFKDSACRCFGYMISKKKYIFTIDDDCFVAKDPSGKEINALEQHIKNLLSPSTPFFFNTLYDPYHEGADFVRGYPFSLREGVPTAVSHGLWLNIPDYDAPTQLVKPLERNTRYVDAVLTVPKGTLFPMCGMNLAFNREVIGPAMYFGLMGDGQPIGRYDDMWAGWCMKVICDHLGLGVKTGLPYIWHSKASNPFVNLKKEYKGIYWQEELIPFFQTVTLPKECTTVQKCYLELSKQVKAKLGKVDDYFNKLTDAMVTWIEAWDELNPSVNAGTAAARKPNGAAK from the exons ATGGAGAACGGCTCTTCTTCGTCATCGTCCGTGCCGAGCACTCCCCTGCTCAAGGACGAGCTTGACATCGTGATCCCGACGATCCGGAACCTGGATTTCCTGGAGATGTGGCGCCCCTTCTTCCAGCCTTACCACCTCATTATCGTCCAGGACGGCGATCCCAGCAAGATCATCAGGGTGCCCGACGGCTTCGACTACGAGCTCTACAACCGCAACGACATCAACCGCATCCTCGGCTCCAAGGCCTCCTGCATTTCCTTCAAGGACTCTGCCTGCCGCTGCTTCGGATACATGATCTCCAAGAAGAAGTACATCTTTACCATCGACGATGACTGCTTC GTAGCGAAAGATCCATCTGGCAAGGAGATTAATGCACTTGAGCAGCATATAAAGAATCTTCTTTCCCCATCTACCCCCTTCTTTTTTAATACTCTTTATGACCCTTACCATGAAGGAGCAGATTTTGTCCGTGGCTATCCTTTCAGCCTCCGCGAAGGTGTGCCAACTGCTGTGTCTCATGGCCTCTGGCTCAACATTCCAGACTATGATGCTCCAACTCAGCTTGTCAAACCTCTTGAGAGAAACACAAG GTATGTTGATGCGGTTCTCACGGTGCCAAAGGGAACATTATTTCCCATGTGTGGGATGAATCTGGCATTCAACCGTGAGGTTATTGGCCCTGCAATGTACTTTGGACTTATGGGTGATGGGCAGCCTATTGGCCGTTATGACGATATGTGGGCAGGATGGTGTATGAAG GTGATCTGCGACCACTTGGGATTGGGTGTCAAGACAGGCTTGCCCTACATCTGGCACAGCAAGGCGAGCAATCCATTTGTGAACCTGAAAAAGGAGTACAAGGGCATCTACTGGCAAGAAGAGCTGATCCCCTTCTTCCAGACTGTGACCCTTCCGAAGGAGTGCACCACCGTCCAGAAATGCTACCTTGAGCTCTCCAAGCAGGTGAAGGCAAAGCTCGGGAAGGTGGATGACTATTTCAACAAGCTCACCGATGCCATGGTCACATGGATCGAGGCCTGGGATGAGCTCAACCCATCTGTCAATGCTGGCACTGCTGCGGCCAGAAAGCCAAATGGCGCTGCTAAATAG